The proteins below come from a single Bacteroidales bacterium genomic window:
- a CDS encoding peroxiredoxin: MMENKKGMPLLGDNFPEIKVQTTHGIKNLPEDYKGKWFVLFSHPADFTPVCTTEFVAFQKRYDKFKALNCELIGLSVDQVFSHIKWEEWIKDNMDIQIEFPIIADTGKVAETLGIIHPGKGTNTVRAVFVVDPDAKLRIMIYYPQELGRNMDEILRAVEAMQVSDKNGVAMPANWPNNELMGDHVIIPPATDVKTKQDRLEKAKAGKFECYDWWLCHKKL, translated from the coding sequence ATTATGGAAAATAAAAAAGGAATGCCTTTATTGGGTGATAATTTTCCCGAGATAAAAGTTCAAACAACTCACGGTATTAAGAATTTACCGGAAGATTATAAAGGAAAATGGTTTGTATTATTCAGTCATCCGGCTGATTTTACACCTGTTTGTACAACTGAATTTGTTGCTTTTCAAAAACGTTATGACAAATTTAAAGCATTAAATTGCGAATTAATCGGACTTAGTGTCGATCAAGTTTTTTCTCATATTAAGTGGGAAGAATGGATAAAAGATAATATGGATATTCAGATTGAATTCCCGATAATTGCAGATACCGGAAAAGTGGCTGAAACTCTCGGTATTATTCATCCCGGAAAGGGTACAAATACAGTAAGAGCAGTATTTGTTGTTGACCCTGATGCCAAACTTCGCATTATGATTTACTATCCGCAAGAACTCGGCAGAAATATGGATGAAATATTGAGAGCCGTTGAAGCAATGCAGGTTTCTGATAAAAATGGAGTTGCAATGCCGGCAAATTGGCCGAATAATGAATTAATGGGCGATCACGTAATAATACCTCCTGCAACTGATGTAAAAACCAAGCAAGACAGACTTGAAAAAGCTAAAGCCGGAAAATTTGAATGTTATGACTGGTGGCTTTGTCATAAAAAATTATAA
- a CDS encoding ferritin yields the protein MLNKKIEKELNDQINAEYWSAYFYLSMAAYFESENLPGFANWMRIQYQEEISHVLKFFDYINERGGRVILKPIDAVKTVWNDPIEIFEDTYKHEQKVTELINNLVNISFEEKDHATYNMLQWYVAEQVEEEAAADSILQQLKMLEGNKHGLLMLDRELKQRTFTDETAK from the coding sequence ATGTTGAATAAAAAAATTGAAAAAGAATTAAACGATCAGATTAATGCTGAATATTGGTCGGCTTATTTTTATTTGTCAATGGCGGCATATTTTGAAAGTGAAAATCTGCCCGGCTTTGCAAACTGGATGAGAATTCAATATCAAGAAGAAATTTCGCATGTATTGAAATTCTTTGATTACATAAATGAACGCGGCGGACGTGTAATATTGAAACCAATTGATGCTGTGAAAACAGTATGGAACGATCCTATTGAAATTTTTGAAGATACATACAAACATGAGCAAAAAGTTACGGAATTAATAAATAATCTTGTAAATATTTCTTTTGAAGAAAAAGATCATGCCACATATAATATGTTGCAATGGTATGTAGCCGAACAAGTTGAAGAAGAAGCCGCTGCCGACAGCATTTTGCAGCAATTGAAAATGTTGGAAGGAAATAAACACGGTTTATTGATGCTCGACAGAGAATTGAAACAAAGAACATTTACAGACGAAACGGCTAAATAA